A window of Symphalangus syndactylus isolate Jambi chromosome X, NHGRI_mSymSyn1-v2.1_pri, whole genome shotgun sequence genomic DNA:
ttaatttgtcactttgccccagccacttagccccaactttgagctcacaaaaacatgtgttgtatggaatcaaggtttaagggatctagggctgtgcaggatgtgccttgctaacaaaatgtttacaagcagtatgcttggtaaaagtcattgccattctctagtgtcaataaaccaggggcacaatgcactgtgaaAAGCCATAAGGACCTCTGCCCCGGAAAGCtggatattgtccaaggtttctccccatgtgattgtctgaaatatggcctcatgggatgagaaagacctgaccatcccccagcccgacacccataaagggtctgtgctgaggtggattagtaaaagaggaaagcctcttgcagttgagatggaggaaggccactgtctcctgcctgtccctgggaactgaatgtctcagtataaaacccgattgtacatttgttcaattctgagataggaggaaaacctccctatggcgggaggcgagacatgttggcagcaatgctgccttgttattctttactccactgagatgttcgggtggagagaaacacaaatctggcctacgtgcacatccaggcatagtacttccccttgaacttaattatgacatagattcttttgctcacatgtttttttgctgacctccttactatcaccctgctctcctaccgCATTCCTCTTgcgaagataatgaaaataataaaaacagggaactcagagactggtgcaggtgcaggtccttggtatgctgaacaccagtcccctgggcccacttttctttctccatactttgtatcttatttttttctcagtccctcatcccacctgatgagatatacccacaggtgtggaggagcaggccaccccttcatctgCAACCCAATGTGGGTGCCTTTGTCTAGGGTGAAGATATGCTAAGAATGTGAGCATTGAGGACAGTGGATGAGAGATTCCTGAGTACATCCACCGTCAGCCTTGCGGTAAACTTGTGCGCTCAGAGGAACccagggtaacaatggggcaaACGGAAAGTAAATATGTCTCTTATCTCAGCTTCATTAAAATTCTCTTAAGAAAAGGGGGAATTAAAGCTTCTACAGAAAATCTAATtacactattccaaacaatagaacgattctgcccatggtttccagaacaAGGAACTTTAGATgtaaaagattgggaaaaaattggcaaagaattaaaacaagcaaataggGAAGGTAAAATCATCCCACTTACAATATGGAATGATTGGGCCATTGTTAAAGCAACTTTAGAACCGTTTCAAATAGAAGAAGATAGCGTTTCAGTCTTTGATGCCCCTGAAAGCTGTGTAATAGATTGTAAAGAAGAGGCAGGGAAAAATCCAGGAAAGGAACGGAAACTTCACATTGTAAATAGGTAGCAGAGCCAGTAATGGCTCTGTCAATGCAAAATGTTGACCACAATCAATTACAGGAGGTAATATATcctgaaacattaaaattaaaaggaaaaagtccagaaccattgGGGCCATTGGGGCTAAAACCACGatggccacctcctcctcagccGAGTAAGTGCTGGGGGAGGTAGCGTGAAACTAGGCTCGCTGCGACTTGGCTCCAGGCACTCATTATTGTCCAACCTACCGTTCACTATGGTGAAGGAGGAATTCAGACTCACCCTGCAGCTTCCTGTATAGGTCAAACAGTGGCCGCTCCCTAAGGAAAAGTTCGGGGTGctacataaaatagttaaaaagctattttaaaaaggacatgtttcacccactttctgtctttagaattcttctgtgtttgtaattcagaaaatatcaGGCAGATGGCTCATGCTAACTGACCTAAGAGCGGTTAATGCGGTAATTCAACCTATGGGGTCTCTCCAACTCGGGTTGCCTTCTCCAGCCATGATCCCCTTTAATTATAATTGATCTGaaggattgcttttttaccattcctctggcaaaacaggattttgaaaaattggcTTTTACTATGCCAGCCATAAGTAATAAAGAACAAGCCACCAGATTTCAGTGGAAAGTTTTACCTCAGGGAATGCTTAATTGTCCaactatttgtcagacttttgtaGCTCAAGTTCTTCAGCCagttagagacaagttttcagacTGTTATTCATTATGTTGATGATATTTTGTGTGCTGCAGAAACAATAGACTAATTGTTACACATTTCTGCAGACAGAGGTTTCAAACGCAGGCCTAACAATAGCATCTGATAAGATTCAGACCTCTACTCCTTTTCGTTATTTGGGAATGcaggtagaggaaagaaaagttaaaccacaaaacatagaaataagaaaagacacgttaagaacattaaatgactttcaaaaattgctaGGAGATATTAATTGGATTCAGCCAACTCTAGGAATCCCTACTTATGCCATGTCAAATTTGTTCTCTATCTTGAGAGGGGACCTGGACTTGAATAGTAAAAGAACATTAACTCCAGAGGcagctaaagaaattgaattagttgAAGAAAAATTTCAGTCAGCACAAGCAAATAGAATAGATCACTTATCCCCACgccaacttttgatttttgctactacacattctccaacaggcatcattgttcaaaatatagatcttgtggagtggtcattccttcctcacagtacaGTTAAGACTATTACATTGTACTTAGATCAAATGGCTACATTAATTTGTCAGGCAAGACTACAAATAGTAAAATTGTGTGGAAGTGACCCATATAAAATCATTGTTCCTTTAAACAATGAAGAGGATAGATAAGCCTTTATCAATTCTGGCGCATGGCAGATTGGTCTTGCTGATTTTGTGggaattattgataatcattacccaagaacaaaaatcttccagtttttaaaattgactatTTGGATTTTACCGAAAATTAACAGACATAaacctttagaaaatgctctgaTGGTGTTTACTGATGGTTCCAGAAAGGGAAAAGTGGCTTACACCAGGCAAAAAGAATGAGTCATTGAAACTCAATATCACTCAGCTCAAAGAGCAGAATtggctgctgtcatttcagtgttaCAAGGTTTTAATCAGCCTATTAACATTGTTTCAGATTCTGCATATGTAGTACAGGCTACAAAGGATGTTGAGACAGCCCTAATCAAATACAGTATGGATGATCAGTTGAATCAGCTgtttaatttgttacaacaaactgtaagaaaaagaaatttcccattttatattactcatgCTTGAGCACATACTAATTTACCAGGGCCTTTAACGAACGCAAATGAACAAGCTGACTTGCTAGTATCATCTGCCTTCATGGAAGCACAAGAACGTCATGCCCTGACTCATGTAAATGCAacggaattaaaaaataaatttgatatcacatggaaagaggcaaaaaatattgtacaacattgtactGAGTGTCAAGTCCTACACTTGaccactcaggaggcaggagttaaTCCCAGAGGTTTATGTCCTAATGCATTatggcaaatggatgtcacacatgtaccttcatttggaaaattgtcatttgtccatgtgacagttgatacttattcacatttcatatgggcaacgtgctagacaggagaaagtacttcccatgttaaaagacatttattatcttcttttgctgtcatgggagttccagaaaaaagtaaaacagataatGGGCCAGGATACTCTagcaaagcatttcaaaaattcttaaatcagtggaaaattacacatacaaGAGGAATCCCttataattcccaaggacaggccataattgaaagaaataatagaacactcaaagctcaatgggttaaacaaaaaaaggaaaaagagagtaagGAGTATAACACTCCCCAGATACAACTTAATCTAGCACTCtatactttaaagtttttaaacgTATATAGAAATCAGACCACTACTTCTGCAGAGCAACATGTTACTGGTAGAAAGAACAGCCCACATGAGGAAAAACTGATTTGGTGAAAAGatcaaaaataatacatgggAAATAGGTAAGGTGATAACATGGGGagaggttttgcttgtgtttcaccaggagaaaatcagcttcctgtttggatacccactagacatttgaagttctacaatgaacccatCAGAGATGCAAGGAAAAATGCCTCCGTGGAGACGGAAAACCCTCACTCGAGCACCATCAACTCACCAGGTGAACAAAATGGTGAtatcagaagaaaagatgaagttGCCATCCACAAAGAAAGCAGAGTTGCTGTCCTGGGCCCAGCTAAAGAAGCTGACACAGTTAGCTGAAAAAAGCCTGAAGAACACAAGGGTAACACAAACTCCAGAGAATATGCTGCTTGCAGCTTTAATGATTGTATCAATGGTGGTAAGTCTCCCTATGTCTGTaggagcagctgcagctaatTATACCTACTGGGCCTATGTGCCTTTCCCACCCTCAATTCAGGCAGCCACTTGGATGGATAATTCTattgaagtatatgttaataatagtgcATGGGTACCAGGCCCCACAGATGACGGTGGCCTTGCCCAAcctgaagaagaaggaatgatgatAAACATTTCCATTGGGTATCATTATCTTCCTATTTGCCTGGGGAAAGCACCAGAATGCTTAATGCCTGCAACCCAAAATTGGTTGGTAGAAGTACCTACTGTCAGTGCCATTAGTAGATTTACTTATCACATGGTAAGTGGAATGTCACTCAGGCCACAGATAAACAATTTACAGGACCCTTCTTATCAAAGATCATTACAATGTAGGCCTAAGGGGAAGCCTGGTCCCAAGGAAATCCCCAAAGAATCAAAAAGCCCAGAAGTCttagtttgggaagaatgtgtggctGATACTGCAGTGGTACTACAAAACAATGAATTCGGAACTATTATAGACTGGGCCCCTCGAGGCCAATTATATCATAATTGTAGGGGCCAGACTCAATCGTGTTCACAGGTCCCATCCATCTGGCCCATTAATCTGGCCTATGATCGTGATTTAACTGAAAGCCTGGACCAGGTTCATAGAAGGTTAGAATCACTCTATCCATGGAAATGTGGTGTGTAAAACCCCCTTATATGCTATTTGTAGGAATCATAGATCTTAAACCAGATTCCCAAACTATAACCTGTGAAAACTGTAGATTGTTTACTTTCATTGATTCAACTTTGGATTGGCAGCATCGTATTCTGCTAGTGAGGGCAAGAGAGGGCATGgggatccctgtgtccatgtaccgACTGTGGGAGGCTTCCTCATCCATCTATATTTTAACAGAAGTATTAAAAGGAGTTCTAACTAGatccaaaagattcatttttactttgattgCAGTGATTATTTGTCTTATTGCAGTCACAGCAACTGCTGTGACTGCTGGAATTGCTTTACACTCCTCTGTTCAAACTGCAGAATATGTGAATAATTGGCAAAAGAATTCCTCAAAATTGTGGAATTCTCAGAcccaaatagataaaaaattGGCAAACCAAATTAATCATCTTAGACAAACTGTGATTTGGATGGGAGATAGGCTCATGAGCTCGGAATATCTTTTTCAGTTACAGTGTGACTGGAATACTCCAGATTTTAGTATGACATCTCGAGCTTATAATGAATCTGAACATCATTGGGACATGGTTAGATGCCATTTACAAGGAAGAGAAGATAATCTTactttagatatttcaaaattaaaagaacaaatttttgagGCATCAAAAGCCCAGCTAAATCTGGTGCCAGAAACTGAGGCAATGGTAAAAGCTGTTGATAGCCTCACAAATCTTAACCCTGCCACTTGGGTTAAAGCCATTGGAAGTTCCACTAttgcaaattttatattaatccTTGTATGTCTGTCCTCTCTATTGCTAGTCTACAGGTGCACCCAGCAGCTCCGGAGAGACAGTGACCAGCGAGAACGGACCATGATGAC
This region includes:
- the LOC134736069 gene encoding LOW QUALITY PROTEIN: endogenous retrovirus group K member 113 Env polyprotein-like (The sequence of the model RefSeq protein was modified relative to this genomic sequence to represent the inferred CDS: deleted 2 bases in 1 codon), coding for MNPSEMQGKMPPWRRKTLTRAPSTHQVNKMVISEEKMKLPSTKKAELLSWAQLKKLTQLAEKSLKNTRVTQTPENMLLAALMIVSMVVSLPMSVGAAAANYTYWAYVPFPPSIQAATWMDNSIEVYVNNSAWVPGPTDDGGLAQPEEEGMMINISIGYHYLPICLGKAPECLMPATQNWLVEVPTVSAISRFTYHMVSGMSLRPQINNLQDPSYQRSLQCRPKGKPGPKEIPKESKSPEVLVWEECVADTAVVLQNNEFGTIIDWAPRGQLYHNCRGQTQSCSQVPSIWPINLAYDRDLTESLDQVHRRLESLYPWKWCVKPPYMLFVGIIDLKPDSQTITCENCRLFTFIDSTLDWQHRILLVRAREGMGIPVSMYRLWEASSSIYILTEVLKGVLTRSKRFIFTLIAVIICLIAVTATAVTAGIALHSSVQTAEYVNNWQKNSSKLWNSQTQIDKKLANQINHLRQTVIWMGDRLMSSEYLFQLQCDWNTPDFSMTSRAYNESEHHWDMVRCHLQGREDNLTLDISKLKEQIFEASKAQLNLVPETEAMVKAVDSLTNLNPATWVKAIGSSTIANFILILVCLSSLLLVYRCTQQLRRDSDQRERTMMTMAVLSKRKGGYVPLPIPSFHPNGADGDSKHFSFLYIKISPQKQAQILPYVLARYDDEQCNGDLIDGPSFGLDSCVRMTQHRATSHLTHDEMLLNGPYNSLQGWKTLMMMVSELTAASRHVCSVAMWLIARSLLNKIFYNIA